In Myxococcus stipitatus, the following are encoded in one genomic region:
- a CDS encoding NADP-dependent glyceraldehyde-3-phosphate dehydrogenase, translating to MTALADLFPADSQIPPSVRLPAYLEQREYLVGGELRTWTGDLSPVRSPVFVQTPEGLQQKVIGATPLLTSRESLDALAAAVKAYDQGRGVWPSMRVAERIEAVERFVTAMRTQRTAVVNLLMWEIGKTQPDSEKEFDRTIDLIVETIRALKELDRTSSRFVQEQGIMAQIRRAPMGVALCMGPYNYPLNETFSTLFPALLMGNTVVFKPAKFGVLLIRPLLESFRDCFPPGVINIIYGKGRETVGALMESGQVDLFAFIGTNRGASELKRMHPRPHRLKSVLGLDAKNPAIILEDADLDNAVKECITGTLSFNGQRCTALKLLVVHRSIAESFLKKFTAAVDQLKPGMPWEPGVSITPLPEPGKTDYLQGLVDDAVSKGARIVNATGGQSAHSFYSPTVVYPVTPGMRLATEEQFGPVIPVMVFDHDDEVIQLVVNSQFGQQLSLFGKDSTRIGRFIDAFSNQVGRINLNCQCQRGPDTFPFNGRKDSAEGTLSVADALRVFSIRTLVATKTTRDNTALVQSILTRRESDFLTTDFLF from the coding sequence ATGACGGCACTCGCGGACCTCTTCCCGGCGGATTCACAGATTCCCCCCAGCGTTCGGCTCCCGGCCTATCTCGAGCAGCGCGAATACCTGGTCGGCGGTGAGCTGCGCACCTGGACCGGGGACCTCAGCCCCGTCCGCAGTCCGGTCTTCGTCCAGACACCCGAGGGGCTCCAACAGAAGGTCATCGGGGCCACGCCGCTGCTCACATCGCGCGAGTCGCTCGACGCACTCGCCGCCGCGGTGAAGGCGTATGACCAGGGCCGGGGCGTCTGGCCTTCCATGCGTGTCGCCGAGCGAATTGAAGCCGTGGAGCGCTTCGTCACGGCCATGCGCACCCAGCGCACCGCCGTCGTCAATCTGTTGATGTGGGAGATTGGCAAGACGCAGCCGGACTCCGAGAAGGAATTCGACCGCACCATCGACCTCATCGTGGAGACCATCCGCGCGCTGAAGGAGCTGGACCGAACCTCGTCCCGCTTCGTGCAGGAGCAGGGCATCATGGCGCAGATTCGCCGCGCGCCCATGGGCGTGGCGCTGTGCATGGGTCCCTACAACTACCCGCTCAACGAGACCTTCAGCACGCTCTTCCCCGCCCTGCTCATGGGCAACACGGTGGTCTTCAAGCCCGCGAAGTTCGGCGTGCTGCTCATCCGGCCCCTGCTGGAGTCCTTCCGCGACTGCTTCCCGCCCGGCGTCATCAACATCATCTACGGCAAGGGCCGCGAGACGGTGGGCGCGCTGATGGAGAGCGGCCAGGTGGACCTCTTCGCCTTCATCGGCACCAACCGGGGCGCCAGCGAGCTCAAGCGCATGCACCCGCGCCCGCACCGCTTGAAGTCCGTGCTGGGCCTCGACGCGAAGAACCCGGCCATCATCCTGGAGGACGCGGACCTGGATAACGCCGTGAAGGAGTGCATCACGGGGACGCTGTCCTTCAACGGCCAGCGCTGCACGGCGCTCAAGCTGCTGGTGGTGCACCGGAGCATCGCGGAGAGCTTCCTCAAGAAGTTCACCGCCGCGGTGGACCAGCTCAAGCCCGGCATGCCGTGGGAGCCCGGCGTCTCCATCACCCCGCTGCCGGAGCCGGGCAAGACGGACTACCTCCAGGGCCTGGTGGATGACGCCGTCTCCAAGGGCGCGCGCATCGTGAACGCGACGGGCGGCCAGTCAGCCCACTCGTTCTACTCACCCACCGTCGTCTATCCCGTCACCCCCGGCATGCGGCTGGCCACGGAGGAGCAGTTCGGCCCCGTGATTCCCGTCATGGTGTTCGACCACGACGACGAGGTCATCCAGCTGGTGGTGAACTCGCAGTTCGGCCAGCAGCTGAGCCTCTTCGGAAAGGACTCCACGCGCATCGGCCGGTTCATTGACGCGTTCTCCAACCAGGTGGGCCGCATCAACCTCAACTGCCAATGCCAGCGCGGCCCGGACACCTTCCCCTTCAACGGCCGCAAGGACTCCGCCGAAGGCACGCTGTCCGTCGCGGATGCCCTGCGCGTGTTCTCCATCCGCACGCTCGTCGCCACCAAGACGACCCGCGACAACACCGCGCTGGTCCAGTCCATCCTGACGCGGCGTGAGTCGGACTTCCTCACCACGGACTTCTTGTTCTGA
- a CDS encoding EGF domain-containing protein: MEESAEKTSELAIDRYADAVAAGGAVAVLNPNNAIGAPDGNAASFLAALDGSLTLDMGAGEEGNGPLRIYYLGLTAAALARVEFLRADMTVITTGQVNLIDLGVGTHTALVPNSNPTPYRYVRLRGGLLSLYFVDAVEFTGPVCGDGVVQTGEGCDDGGTTSGNGCSATCQVEPGYTCSGAPSVCTDINECTNGTATCSVNATCSNTQGSYTCACKPGYTGNGRTCNDINECTNGTATCSVNATCSNTQGSYTCACKPGYSGNGRTCNDINECTNGTNQCSVNATCSNTQGSYTCACKPGYSGDGRTCNDINECTNGTATCSANATCSNTQGSYRCTCKPGYSGDGRTCTDINECTNGTATCTPGQRCVNRPGGFDCVPGSCPAPQVLCGSKCVDANTDGTNCGCCGNICSGGKVCNGGICRTLVPLTLDATWEEAQDADLVLRAPTGEVFTYERAASSEESLISDDSGETPPSGTYDICLRSTSLELPAEEGARAPFHVTLTRSGSKDRVLRGISLDGDAADVCTPEHPDYIRSISYP; the protein is encoded by the coding sequence ATGGAGGAAAGCGCGGAGAAGACCTCCGAACTCGCGATAGACCGGTACGCGGACGCGGTCGCGGCCGGAGGTGCCGTTGCCGTCCTCAACCCAAACAATGCCATCGGTGCACCAGACGGCAACGCCGCAAGCTTCCTCGCCGCGCTGGACGGCTCACTGACGCTGGACATGGGCGCCGGGGAGGAAGGCAACGGCCCCCTGCGCATCTACTACCTGGGCCTCACCGCGGCCGCCCTCGCGCGGGTGGAGTTCCTGCGGGCCGACATGACCGTCATCACCACCGGCCAGGTCAACCTCATCGACCTGGGCGTGGGAACCCACACGGCCCTCGTCCCGAACAGCAACCCCACGCCCTACCGCTACGTGAGGCTGAGGGGCGGCCTGCTGTCGCTCTACTTCGTGGACGCCGTGGAGTTCACCGGCCCCGTCTGTGGTGATGGCGTCGTGCAGACCGGCGAAGGCTGTGACGACGGCGGCACCACGTCCGGCAACGGCTGTAGCGCCACCTGCCAGGTGGAGCCCGGCTACACCTGTTCGGGCGCCCCCAGCGTCTGCACGGACATCAACGAGTGCACCAACGGCACCGCCACCTGCTCCGTGAACGCCACCTGCTCCAACACCCAGGGCAGCTACACCTGCGCCTGCAAGCCGGGCTACACCGGCAACGGCCGCACCTGCAATGACATCAACGAGTGCACCAACGGCACCGCCACGTGCTCCGTGAACGCCACCTGCTCCAACACCCAGGGCAGCTACACGTGCGCGTGCAAGCCGGGCTACTCCGGCAACGGCCGCACCTGCAATGACATCAACGAGTGCACCAACGGCACCAACCAGTGCTCCGTCAACGCCACGTGCTCCAACACCCAGGGCAGCTACACCTGCGCGTGCAAGCCGGGCTACTCCGGCGACGGCCGGACGTGCAATGACATCAACGAGTGCACCAACGGCACCGCCACCTGCTCCGCGAACGCCACGTGCTCCAACACCCAGGGCAGCTACCGCTGCACCTGCAAGCCGGGCTACTCCGGTGACGGGCGGACGTGCACGGACATCAACGAGTGCACCAATGGCACCGCCACCTGCACCCCGGGGCAGCGCTGCGTGAACCGTCCGGGTGGCTTTGATTGCGTGCCGGGCAGCTGCCCCGCGCCGCAGGTGCTGTGCGGCTCGAAGTGCGTGGATGCGAACACGGATGGGACCAACTGCGGCTGCTGCGGCAACATCTGCAGCGGTGGCAAGGTCTGCAACGGAGGCATCTGCCGCACCCTCGTGCCGCTGACCCTCGACGCCACCTGGGAGGAGGCGCAGGACGCCGACCTCGTCCTGCGCGCCCCCACGGGCGAGGTGTTCACCTACGAGCGCGCCGCCTCCAGCGAGGAGTCGCTCATCTCCGACGACTCCGGCGAGACGCCCCCGAGCGGGACGTATGACATCTGCCTGAGGTCCACGAGCCTGGAGCTGCCCGCCGAGGAGGGCGCCCGCGCCCCCTTCCACGTCACGCTGACCCGGTCGGGCTCCAAGGACCGCGTCCTGCGCGGCATCTCCCTCGACGGCGACGCAGCCGACGTGTGCACGCCGGAGCACCCGGACTACATCAGGTCCATCTCCTATCCCTGA
- a CDS encoding helicase-related protein yields MNSSAAGRSSVVVAELGPTNTGKTHRAIERMLEHDTGMMGLPLRLLAREVYDRVTARVGEGRVALMTGEEKRLPPRPDYWICTVEAMPLDRAVDFLAVDEIQLAAHRERGHVFTDRLLHARGRKETWFLGADTMRPMVQSLIPHASLKRAHRLSQLRYTGRKSLKSLPPRSAVVAFSADRVYELAESLRRLRGGVAVVLGALSPRTRNAQVAMYQAGEVQYLVATDAIGMGLNLDLNHVAFAALSKYDGAEQRDLFSDELAQIAGRAGRHLNDGSFGMLNTLPELHPRVVSSIETHRFPAVRSLIWRNVELDFASPEALLDSLARAPRHGAFVRVERADDFDALKDLSQVPAIRDVLTDRSRVELLWQVCQIPDFRKGLFGQHVALLRETFLQLTAGDGTLEPTWLARQVSPLDDVSGDIHTLMDRLAAIRIWTYISHRSSWLRDAEDWQERTRLIEDSLGDALHERLVERFVQRAARRSARRFVRASPSSAPGASSDSPFAKLGLLLGELPGAEGAAITEEQFVQRVVDATHEAFEVDASGNISFEAQPLARLVKGSDRRSPQLALAEPEVWTGGARRRLERRLVALARDLMTEAMGGFPAESLTGAGRSPVARGLAYRLAEGLGVITQADAREQWGLLDEESRERLRAVGVREGRRFLYVAEALRPHALERRCMLTALFQQRPVPQGIPREPVLEVSALEGRDARAFGYEALGRVAIRMDVVERLADALRHPHGVQRAQPLMQELRLDGPTRARVLRELGNGSGGSAVKRRRRRRRGKSPAMSPDAPGTAPRQGRDPA; encoded by the coding sequence ATGAACTCCAGCGCAGCTGGCCGGTCATCCGTCGTCGTGGCGGAGCTGGGGCCCACGAACACTGGAAAGACCCACCGAGCCATCGAGCGGATGCTCGAGCATGACACGGGGATGATGGGCCTGCCGCTGCGGCTGCTCGCCCGTGAAGTCTACGACCGGGTGACGGCCCGGGTGGGCGAGGGGCGAGTGGCCCTGATGACAGGCGAGGAGAAGCGCCTGCCGCCCCGGCCCGACTACTGGATCTGCACCGTGGAGGCGATGCCGCTGGACCGCGCGGTGGACTTCCTCGCGGTGGATGAAATCCAGCTCGCCGCCCACCGCGAGCGCGGCCATGTCTTCACGGACCGGCTGCTGCATGCCCGCGGGCGCAAGGAGACCTGGTTCCTGGGCGCGGACACCATGAGGCCCATGGTGCAGTCGCTCATCCCGCATGCGTCGCTCAAGCGCGCCCACCGCCTGTCCCAGCTGCGCTACACCGGACGCAAGTCGCTGAAGAGCCTGCCCCCGCGCTCGGCCGTGGTCGCGTTCTCCGCGGACCGCGTCTACGAGCTGGCCGAGTCCCTGCGCCGTCTGCGCGGAGGTGTGGCCGTGGTGCTGGGCGCGCTGTCGCCCCGGACGCGAAATGCCCAGGTGGCGATGTATCAAGCCGGAGAAGTCCAATACCTGGTGGCCACCGACGCCATCGGCATGGGGCTCAACCTGGACTTGAACCACGTGGCCTTCGCGGCGCTGTCCAAGTACGACGGCGCCGAGCAGCGGGACCTCTTCTCCGACGAGCTGGCGCAGATCGCCGGGCGCGCGGGCCGTCACTTGAATGACGGCAGCTTCGGCATGCTCAACACGTTGCCGGAGCTGCACCCACGAGTGGTCTCCTCCATCGAGACGCACCGCTTCCCGGCCGTGCGCAGCCTCATCTGGCGCAACGTCGAGCTGGACTTCGCGAGCCCCGAGGCCCTGCTGGATTCGCTGGCACGAGCGCCGCGCCATGGCGCGTTCGTCCGCGTGGAGCGTGCGGATGACTTCGACGCGCTCAAGGACTTGTCGCAGGTCCCCGCGATTCGGGACGTGCTGACGGACCGCTCCCGCGTGGAGCTGCTGTGGCAGGTCTGCCAGATTCCCGACTTCCGCAAGGGCTTGTTCGGCCAGCATGTCGCGTTGCTGCGGGAGACCTTCCTCCAGCTCACGGCGGGAGACGGGACGCTCGAGCCGACGTGGCTGGCCCGGCAGGTCTCTCCCCTGGATGATGTCTCCGGGGACATCCACACGCTGATGGACCGGCTCGCGGCCATCCGCATCTGGACGTACATCAGCCATCGCTCGAGCTGGCTGCGCGACGCCGAGGACTGGCAGGAGCGAACCCGCCTCATCGAGGACTCGCTGGGGGATGCGCTCCATGAGCGGCTGGTGGAGCGCTTCGTCCAGCGGGCGGCGCGAAGGAGCGCGCGGCGCTTCGTGAGGGCCTCGCCGTCATCGGCGCCCGGCGCATCCTCCGACAGCCCCTTCGCGAAGCTGGGGCTCTTGTTGGGCGAGCTCCCCGGGGCCGAGGGCGCGGCCATCACCGAGGAGCAGTTCGTCCAGCGTGTCGTCGACGCGACGCATGAGGCCTTCGAGGTGGATGCCTCGGGCAACATCTCGTTCGAGGCGCAGCCGCTGGCGCGTCTGGTGAAAGGCTCGGACCGGCGCTCGCCGCAGCTGGCGTTGGCGGAGCCCGAGGTGTGGACCGGCGGCGCCCGGCGACGGCTGGAGCGCCGGCTGGTGGCCCTGGCGCGGGACTTGATGACGGAGGCGATGGGCGGTTTTCCCGCCGAGTCCCTCACGGGGGCGGGCCGCTCTCCGGTGGCAAGAGGTCTGGCGTATCGGCTGGCGGAGGGATTGGGTGTCATCACCCAGGCCGACGCGCGGGAGCAGTGGGGCCTCTTGGATGAGGAGTCGCGCGAGCGTCTGCGCGCGGTGGGGGTGCGCGAGGGCCGGCGTTTCCTCTACGTGGCCGAGGCCCTGCGCCCCCATGCGCTGGAGCGGCGCTGCATGTTGACCGCGCTGTTCCAGCAGCGCCCCGTGCCGCAGGGGATTCCGCGCGAGCCGGTGCTCGAGGTCTCCGCGCTCGAGGGCCGGGATGCGCGAGCGTTTGGTTATGAGGCGTTGGGCCGCGTGGCGATACGAATGGATGTCGTCGAGCGGCTCGCCGACGCCCTGCGCCATCCACACGGTGTCCAGCGGGCCCAGCCGCTCATGCAGGAGCTCCGCCTGGATGGCCCCACCCGGGCGCGGGTGCTGCGAGAGCTGGGCAATGGTTCCGGAGGTTCCGCGGTGAAGCGGCGACGACGACGGCGCCGCGGCAAATCCCCAGCGATGTCCCCTGATGCGCCGGGCACTGCGCCACGGCAGGGGCGAGACCCGGCCTGA
- a CDS encoding polyphosphate kinase 2 family protein, with protein MQLITNARQGASVRLDRILTTPPTKELKSDAKEEFDTLSNELFDLQDLLWGARMNSVLIVLQGRDTAGKDGTIKHVVGSLNPRGVSVTSFAVPTAEEAEHDFLWRIHRHTPRLGEFAIFNRSHYEDVLAVRVHKLAPKSLWQKRFEHIQDFEDMLFEHGTIVLKFFLHISQDEQEQRLMDREKEPRKAWKISAGDWEDRKHWADYTQAYQDVFARTSTPQAPWRLVPSDSKWYRNLVVARAVATALRPYRKSWQDQLDEVGAKKKAELKAWRKHR; from the coding sequence ATGCAACTCATCACCAACGCAAGACAAGGTGCCAGCGTGCGGCTGGACCGCATCCTCACCACGCCCCCCACGAAAGAGCTCAAGTCAGACGCCAAGGAGGAGTTCGATACACTCAGCAACGAATTGTTCGACCTCCAGGACCTGCTCTGGGGCGCCCGCATGAACTCCGTGCTCATCGTCCTCCAGGGCCGGGACACCGCGGGCAAGGACGGCACCATCAAACATGTCGTGGGCAGCCTCAACCCCCGAGGCGTCAGCGTCACGTCCTTCGCCGTCCCCACCGCAGAGGAAGCCGAGCATGACTTCCTCTGGCGCATCCACCGGCACACCCCCCGCCTGGGCGAATTCGCCATCTTCAACCGCTCCCACTACGAAGACGTGCTCGCCGTGCGGGTCCACAAACTCGCCCCCAAGTCCCTCTGGCAGAAGCGTTTCGAGCACATCCAGGACTTCGAGGACATGCTCTTCGAGCACGGAACCATCGTCCTGAAGTTCTTCCTCCACATCAGCCAGGACGAGCAGGAACAACGGCTGATGGACCGGGAGAAGGAGCCGCGCAAGGCCTGGAAGATCAGCGCCGGGGATTGGGAGGACCGCAAACACTGGGCGGACTACACCCAGGCCTACCAGGACGTCTTCGCGCGCACGTCCACCCCGCAGGCGCCGTGGAGGCTCGTGCCCTCGGATTCCAAGTGGTATCGGAATCTGGTCGTTGCACGCGCGGTGGCGACGGCGCTGCGTCCCTACCGCAAAAGCTGGCAGGACCAGCTGGATGAAGTCGGCGCGAAAAAGAAGGCGGAACTCAAAGCGTGGCGGAAACACCGCTGA
- a CDS encoding mucoidy inhibitor MuiA family protein: MLLPGWAVAGLLHAAIDAPVTDVTVYSDRARVVRTATLDVSGARRVELPRLPDLVDPESIRVEAEGAQVSAVEVRRASAPPFPEKEARALVEALDRLDGEISLADAERAALGLQVAALRRIRPAELAASAQEEKGAQASGAVSPGSWGTSTAFLIDTAAKLEARMRELEGRGTTLKAERARKVADAERLDSKPQEAGLEVVASLTGTGRATVRLSYLVTRNARWYPRYELQLLPEKQQVQVAVSGLVSQETGEDWTRARLTLSTALPSTLTSLPKLPTWKLGTAERFIPTPVRKARQGTPLLPMIERVAEPDLEQVLRRWLKARASGTPSGASSMQTASPEGMSSRTSSAFIGTVIDSQARVPVADVVVTATSPSLKGEQMVVTDARGEFRIPGLPAGEYALRFEKAQYKTYARSQLRLRAGRTVMANVELLPESLGEVVEIAAEFPEVDEEFIKRVRVGRGANGASRQFESLAESAPSGPSRVDTFGVSIASSQSASTPEPVVNRYVGIAPPQGWVRPSLAEDLPASLAGGYDLAFSAPRPESVFSSQGERSIPLFIESWPVELERQVFPALGREAYLVAHLMGPSRGALPGGEATLSVGADRVGIAALKLIVPGESFILPLGVDPAVRTARNVRLVQSQEGLISKDDVNTYEVTLEVSNPYGFPLRTRVVDQWPVSKQRKLEVTLVRTSPGAHRDEPTGQLRWDLVIPPASKKTVTFEYTLRRPRDWRLSQSQ, from the coding sequence ATGCTTCTTCCTGGCTGGGCCGTGGCGGGGCTGCTGCATGCCGCCATCGATGCGCCCGTGACGGATGTGACTGTGTACAGCGACAGGGCCCGGGTGGTGCGGACCGCCACGCTCGATGTCTCCGGAGCGCGGCGAGTGGAGTTGCCCCGGCTTCCGGACCTGGTGGACCCTGAGTCCATCCGGGTCGAGGCGGAGGGGGCCCAGGTCTCCGCCGTCGAGGTTCGCCGGGCGAGCGCGCCGCCTTTCCCCGAGAAGGAGGCGCGGGCGCTGGTGGAGGCCCTGGACCGGTTGGATGGGGAGATTTCGCTGGCGGACGCCGAGCGGGCGGCCTTGGGTCTCCAGGTGGCGGCGCTTCGCCGCATCCGGCCGGCGGAGCTGGCGGCTTCGGCGCAGGAGGAGAAGGGGGCGCAGGCTTCCGGGGCTGTTTCGCCTGGGAGTTGGGGCACCTCCACCGCGTTCCTCATCGACACGGCGGCGAAGCTGGAGGCTCGGATGCGCGAGCTGGAGGGGCGGGGGACCACGTTGAAGGCGGAGCGGGCGCGGAAGGTGGCGGACGCGGAGCGTCTTGACTCCAAGCCTCAAGAGGCGGGCCTCGAGGTGGTGGCCTCGCTCACGGGAACAGGTCGGGCCACGGTTCGGCTGTCCTATCTCGTGACACGGAATGCCCGTTGGTATCCGCGCTACGAGTTGCAATTACTTCCGGAGAAGCAGCAGGTGCAGGTGGCCGTCTCGGGGCTCGTCAGCCAGGAGACCGGGGAGGACTGGACGCGGGCTCGACTCACGCTCAGCACGGCGCTGCCCTCCACGCTCACGTCCCTTCCGAAGTTGCCCACCTGGAAGTTGGGGACTGCCGAGCGTTTCATTCCAACACCCGTGCGAAAGGCCCGGCAGGGCACACCCCTGCTGCCCATGATTGAGCGAGTCGCCGAGCCGGACCTCGAACAGGTCTTGCGCCGATGGCTCAAGGCTCGTGCCAGCGGCACCCCTTCCGGGGCGTCTTCCATGCAAACGGCATCGCCCGAGGGGATGTCATCCCGGACGAGCAGTGCCTTCATCGGCACCGTCATTGATTCCCAGGCCAGGGTGCCCGTCGCTGATGTCGTGGTCACGGCGACCTCCCCCAGTCTCAAAGGGGAGCAGATGGTCGTGACGGATGCCCGCGGTGAGTTCCGCATTCCGGGGCTGCCAGCGGGCGAGTACGCGCTGCGGTTCGAGAAGGCGCAATACAAAACCTACGCACGTTCGCAACTGCGGCTCCGGGCGGGGCGAACCGTCATGGCCAATGTGGAACTGCTGCCCGAATCCCTGGGAGAAGTCGTCGAAATCGCCGCGGAGTTTCCAGAGGTCGATGAGGAGTTCATCAAGCGCGTCCGGGTGGGGAGGGGTGCCAATGGTGCCTCCCGTCAGTTCGAGAGCCTCGCGGAATCCGCTCCCTCAGGTCCGAGTCGTGTCGATACCTTCGGAGTATCGATTGCGAGTTCGCAGTCGGCTTCTACTCCCGAGCCTGTCGTCAATCGTTACGTGGGGATTGCTCCACCCCAGGGTTGGGTCCGGCCGTCGCTGGCCGAGGACCTCCCGGCCTCACTCGCGGGTGGCTATGATCTGGCCTTCTCCGCGCCGCGTCCGGAGTCTGTCTTTAGCAGTCAGGGGGAGCGGAGCATCCCGCTGTTCATCGAGTCGTGGCCTGTCGAGCTCGAGCGGCAAGTCTTTCCCGCGTTGGGCCGCGAAGCGTACCTGGTGGCTCATCTCATGGGGCCGTCACGAGGGGCACTGCCGGGGGGCGAAGCCACGCTCTCCGTGGGCGCTGACCGTGTGGGCATCGCGGCGTTGAAGCTCATCGTCCCAGGAGAATCCTTCATCTTGCCATTGGGAGTAGACCCCGCGGTTCGCACTGCCCGGAACGTTCGCCTGGTTCAGTCTCAAGAGGGCCTCATCTCCAAGGATGACGTGAACACCTACGAGGTCACGCTGGAGGTCTCCAATCCCTACGGCTTCCCGTTGCGGACGCGCGTGGTGGACCAGTGGCCCGTGAGCAAGCAGCGCAAGCTGGAGGTGACGTTGGTGCGCACCTCTCCAGGTGCGCATCGGGATGAGCCCACGGGCCAACTCCGGTGGGACCTCGTCATCCCTCCAGCGAGCAAGAAGACCGTGACGTTCGAGTACACCCTGCGCCGGCCTCGGGACTGGCGTCTGTCCCAGTCGCAGTGA
- a CDS encoding DinB family protein: protein MPDPVRDTLLGQLDIAWALTRYHLDGLSTEDCLRRPARVGLHVEQGADGRWRAQWPEHEGYDLGPASIAWLTWHMGFWWSMVENHSFGDASLQREDVTWPGTADEVRAWVTRLHDTWRASVEKLTDEDLRASERTRWPLQGKPFGDIVAWVNVELMKNAAELGYARFVLAVSPAP from the coding sequence ATGCCAGATCCCGTCAGAGACACGCTCCTGGGGCAACTCGACATCGCCTGGGCGCTCACGCGCTACCACCTGGACGGCTTGAGCACGGAGGACTGCCTGCGGCGTCCGGCCCGGGTCGGCTTGCACGTGGAGCAAGGTGCCGACGGCCGCTGGCGCGCGCAGTGGCCGGAGCACGAGGGCTACGACCTGGGCCCCGCGAGCATCGCCTGGCTGACGTGGCACATGGGGTTCTGGTGGTCCATGGTGGAGAACCATTCGTTCGGCGACGCCTCCTTGCAGCGAGAGGACGTGACGTGGCCCGGCACCGCCGACGAGGTGCGCGCCTGGGTCACCCGGCTGCACGACACCTGGCGCGCCTCCGTCGAGAAGCTCACCGACGAGGACCTGCGCGCAAGCGAGCGCACCCGCTGGCCCCTCCAGGGCAAGCCCTTTGGCGACATCGTCGCCTGGGTCAACGTGGAGCTGATGAAGAACGCGGCCGAGCTGGGCTATGCGCGCTTCGTCCTAGCGGTTTCCCCTGCGCCATAG